In a genomic window of Pangasianodon hypophthalmus isolate fPanHyp1 chromosome 1, fPanHyp1.pri, whole genome shotgun sequence:
- the LOC113545425 gene encoding NEDD4-like E3 ubiquitin-protein ligase WWP1 isoform X2: MATAPSRSDCRNNHGRTSQLHAIVICAKLKRKKNWFGAAIYVEVTAEGESRKTTKSHNPSSPKWDDHLTLNVTPHSQLEFKVWTHHTLKADALLGKATLDLRQALEQHNRKLENVKEVLKLTLENKNGVVTSGELTVILDGLAVDQEPLHNGNATTTTIQQNGDAIHENGEEDARAQNSSVNGTHGVESEAPSTSSGNSDGSTAPVVNGDAESTPTHQTATATTNPADRSVPSTTVNGENSADAASEELVLPPAGGTEEQNEASSTLPSASASTSTSSPQQSAAVASSTQPSSDAASSSSSSSSAPSQAVATAAAAAAAAAAASSSSSSAADAASGTSTVTDGAKPRQQPPNVSTSDPLPPGWEQRKDPHGRTYYVDHNTRTTTWERPQPLPPGWERRVDTRGRIYYVDHNTRTTTWQRPTMESVRNFEQWQSQRSQLQGAMHQFNQRYLYSASMMSAENDPLGPLPPGWERRVDSNDRVYFVNHNTKTTQWEDPRTQGLQNEDPLPEGWEIRYTREGVRYFVDHNTRTTTFSDPRTGKSSVTKGPQIAYERSFRWKLAHFRYLCQSNALPSHVKITVSRQTLFEDSFQQIMALKPYDLRRRLYIIFRGEEGLDYGGLAREWFFLLSHEVLNPMYCLFEYAGKSNYCLQINPASTINPDHLSYFCFIGRFIAMALFHGKFIDTGFSLPFYKRMLNKKLLLKDLESIDPEFYNSLIWIRDNNIEECSLEMYFTVDMEILGKITSHNLKPDGDNILVTEENKEEYIGLMAEWRFSRGVEGQTKAFLDGFNEVVPLQWLQYFDEKELEVMLCGMQEVDLQDWQRNTVYRHYTRNSKQIMWFWQFVKEVDNEVRLRLLQFVTGTCRLPLGGFAELMGSNGPQKFCIEKVGKETWLPRSHTCFNRLDLPPYKSFEQLKEKLLFAIEETEGFGQE, encoded by the exons ATGGCCACGGCCCCATCCAGATCAGACTGTCGCAATAACCACGGAAGGACGTCTCAGCTCCATGCCATCG TTATATGTGCCAAACTCAAGCGGAAGAAGAATTGGTTCGGTGCGGCCATTTACGTGGAGGTGACAGCGGAGGGAGAAAGCAGGAAGACGACCAAGTCTCACAACCCCTCCAGCCCCAAGTGGGACGACCACCTCACTCT gAATGTAACGCCACACTCACAGTTGGAGTTTAAAGTATGGACCCATCACACTTTAAAGGCAGATGCTCTGCTGGGAAAAGCCACTCTGGACCTGCGCCAAGCCCTGGAGCAACACAACAGGAAAC TTGAAAATGTAAAGGAGGTGCTAAAGCTGACTCTGGAGAACAAAAATGGCGTGGTGACCTCTGGAGAGCTCACGGTCATCCTGGACGGCCTCGCTGTTGACCAGGAGCCTCTACACAACGGGAACGCCACCACTACAACCA TTCAGCAGAATGGAGATGCTATTCATGAGAATGGGGAGGAAGACGCCAGAGCTCAGAACAG CTCGGTGAACGGCACACACGGAGTGGAGAGCGAAGCCCCATCCACCTCCTCCGGTAACAGCGATGGCAGCACCGCCCCTGTTGTCAACGGCGACGCGGAGTCCACGCCCACGCACCAGACAGCTACGGCTACCACGAACCCTGCTGACAGAAGCGTGCCAAGTACGACTG TTAATGGGGAGAATTCTGCGGATGCTGCTTCAGAAGAGCTGGTGCTGCCACCTGCTGGTGGGACTGAGGAACAGAATGAAGCTTCCTCCACTCTCCCCTCCGCCTCcgcctccacctccacctcctctccaCAGCAGTCTGCAGCTGTAGCCTCCAGCACTCAGCCCAGCAGTGATGctgcctcttcctcctcctcttcctcatctgcACCCAGTCAGGCAGTagccactgctgctgctgctgctgctgctgctgctgctgcttcttcatCCTCCAGCTCCGCAGCAGATGCTGCTTCGGGCACCAGCACAGTCACAGATGGAGCCAAACCTCGACAGCAGCCGCCCAACGTCAGCACTTCAGACCCTTTGCCTCCTGG GTGGGAACAGAGGAAGGACCCGCATGGCCGAACCTACTACGTCGATCACAATACAAGAACCACAACGTGGGAAAGACCACAGCCTCTGCCACCGGG tTGGGAGAGGCGAGTGGATACCCGCGGCAGGATCTACTACGTAGACCACAACACGCGGACCACCACGTGGCAGCGGCCCACCATGGAGTCAGTGCGCAACTTTGAACAGTGGCAGTCCCAGAGAAGCCAGCTACAGGGAGCTATGCACCAGTTCAACCAGAGATACCTCTACTCG GCTTCAATGATGTCTGCAGAAAATGACCCCCTGGGTCCACTACCTCCTGGTTGGG AGAGACGTGTGGATTCAAACGATCGCGTGTATTTCGTCAATCACAACACAAAGACCACCCAGTGGGAAGACCCTCGCACACAAGG gCTGCAGAATGAGGATCCTCTGCCTGAAGGCTGGGAGATCCGTTACACAAGAGAAGGCGTGCGCTACTTTGTGGATCACAACACTCGCACCACAACGTTCAGTGACCCAAGGACCGGCAAGTCCTCTGT CACTAAAGGGCCTCAGATAGCATACGAGCGCAGCTTCCGATGGAAACTAGCTCACTTCCGCTACCTGTGCCAG TCCAACGCGCTACCCAGTCATGTTAAGATCACAGTCTCTAGACAGACATTGTTCGAAGACTCTTTCCAGCAA ATAATGGCTCTGAAGCCGTATGACCTTAGGAGAAGgctttacatcattttcagagGGGAGGAGGGACTCGACTATGGAGGCCTTGCCAG ggagtGGTTTTTCCTCCTCTCACATGAGGTCCTGAACCCCATGTACTGTCTGTTTGAGTATGCCGGCAAGAGCAATTACTGTCTGCAGATAAATCCCGCATCCACCATCAACCCAGATCACCTGTCCTACTTCTGCTTCATCGGCCGCTTCATCGCCATG GCGCTCTTCCATGGAAAGTTCATTGATACAGGCTTCTCCCTGCCCTTTTATAAGCGCATGCTCAACAAGAAGCTCCTCCTTAAAGACCTGGAGTCCATCGATCCAGAGTTCTACAACTCTCTGATCTGGATCCG GGACAACAACATAGAGGAGTGCAGTTTGGAAATGTACTTCACTGTCGATATGGAGATTCTGGGCAAAATCACGTCCCACAACCTGAAACCAGACGGTGATAACATTCTGGTGACGGAGGAGAACAAGGAGGAGTATATCGG GTTAATGGCAGAGTGGCGCTTCTCTCGAGGTGTTGAGGGTCAGACCAAAGCGTTTCTGGACGGCTTTAACGAGGTCGTTCCACTGCAGTGGCTGCAGTACTTTGACGAAAAGGAATTAGAG gtgatGCTTTGTGGGATGCAGGAGGTCGATCTACAGGACTGGCAGAGAAACACTGTGTATCGCCACTATACCAGAAACAGCAAACAGATCATGTGGTTCTGGCAG TTTGTGAAGGAGGTGGACAACGAGGTTCGTTTGCGGCTTCTGCAGTTCGTCACGGGCACCTGCAGACTTCCCCTGGGGGGTTTCGCCGAACTCATGG GGAGTAACGGACCTCAGAAATTCTGCATTGAGAAGGTTGGCAAGGAGACGTGGCTTCCCCGGAGTCATAcatg CTTTAATCGCCTGGACTTGCCCCCGTACAAAAGCTTCGAACAGTTAAAAGAGAAGCTTCTTTTTGCGATCGAGGAAACTGAAGGATTTGGACAGGAGTAG
- the LOC113545425 gene encoding NEDD4-like E3 ubiquitin-protein ligase WWP1 isoform X1 has translation MATAPSRSDCRNNHGRTSQLHAIVICAKLKRKKNWFGAAIYVEVTAEGESRKTTKSHNPSSPKWDDHLTLNVTPHSQLEFKVWTHHTLKADALLGKATLDLRQALEQHNRKLENVKEVLKLTLENKNGVVTSGELTVILDGLAVDQEPLHNGNATTTTKVQQNGDAIHENGEEDARAQNSSVNGTHGVESEAPSTSSGNSDGSTAPVVNGDAESTPTHQTATATTNPADRSVPSTTVNGENSADAASEELVLPPAGGTEEQNEASSTLPSASASTSTSSPQQSAAVASSTQPSSDAASSSSSSSSAPSQAVATAAAAAAAAAAASSSSSSAADAASGTSTVTDGAKPRQQPPNVSTSDPLPPGWEQRKDPHGRTYYVDHNTRTTTWERPQPLPPGWERRVDTRGRIYYVDHNTRTTTWQRPTMESVRNFEQWQSQRSQLQGAMHQFNQRYLYSASMMSAENDPLGPLPPGWERRVDSNDRVYFVNHNTKTTQWEDPRTQGLQNEDPLPEGWEIRYTREGVRYFVDHNTRTTTFSDPRTGKSSVTKGPQIAYERSFRWKLAHFRYLCQSNALPSHVKITVSRQTLFEDSFQQIMALKPYDLRRRLYIIFRGEEGLDYGGLAREWFFLLSHEVLNPMYCLFEYAGKSNYCLQINPASTINPDHLSYFCFIGRFIAMALFHGKFIDTGFSLPFYKRMLNKKLLLKDLESIDPEFYNSLIWIRDNNIEECSLEMYFTVDMEILGKITSHNLKPDGDNILVTEENKEEYIGLMAEWRFSRGVEGQTKAFLDGFNEVVPLQWLQYFDEKELEVMLCGMQEVDLQDWQRNTVYRHYTRNSKQIMWFWQFVKEVDNEVRLRLLQFVTGTCRLPLGGFAELMGSNGPQKFCIEKVGKETWLPRSHTCFNRLDLPPYKSFEQLKEKLLFAIEETEGFGQE, from the exons ATGGCCACGGCCCCATCCAGATCAGACTGTCGCAATAACCACGGAAGGACGTCTCAGCTCCATGCCATCG TTATATGTGCCAAACTCAAGCGGAAGAAGAATTGGTTCGGTGCGGCCATTTACGTGGAGGTGACAGCGGAGGGAGAAAGCAGGAAGACGACCAAGTCTCACAACCCCTCCAGCCCCAAGTGGGACGACCACCTCACTCT gAATGTAACGCCACACTCACAGTTGGAGTTTAAAGTATGGACCCATCACACTTTAAAGGCAGATGCTCTGCTGGGAAAAGCCACTCTGGACCTGCGCCAAGCCCTGGAGCAACACAACAGGAAAC TTGAAAATGTAAAGGAGGTGCTAAAGCTGACTCTGGAGAACAAAAATGGCGTGGTGACCTCTGGAGAGCTCACGGTCATCCTGGACGGCCTCGCTGTTGACCAGGAGCCTCTACACAACGGGAACGCCACCACTACAACCA AAGTTCAGCAGAATGGAGATGCTATTCATGAGAATGGGGAGGAAGACGCCAGAGCTCAGAACAG CTCGGTGAACGGCACACACGGAGTGGAGAGCGAAGCCCCATCCACCTCCTCCGGTAACAGCGATGGCAGCACCGCCCCTGTTGTCAACGGCGACGCGGAGTCCACGCCCACGCACCAGACAGCTACGGCTACCACGAACCCTGCTGACAGAAGCGTGCCAAGTACGACTG TTAATGGGGAGAATTCTGCGGATGCTGCTTCAGAAGAGCTGGTGCTGCCACCTGCTGGTGGGACTGAGGAACAGAATGAAGCTTCCTCCACTCTCCCCTCCGCCTCcgcctccacctccacctcctctccaCAGCAGTCTGCAGCTGTAGCCTCCAGCACTCAGCCCAGCAGTGATGctgcctcttcctcctcctcttcctcatctgcACCCAGTCAGGCAGTagccactgctgctgctgctgctgctgctgctgctgctgcttcttcatCCTCCAGCTCCGCAGCAGATGCTGCTTCGGGCACCAGCACAGTCACAGATGGAGCCAAACCTCGACAGCAGCCGCCCAACGTCAGCACTTCAGACCCTTTGCCTCCTGG GTGGGAACAGAGGAAGGACCCGCATGGCCGAACCTACTACGTCGATCACAATACAAGAACCACAACGTGGGAAAGACCACAGCCTCTGCCACCGGG tTGGGAGAGGCGAGTGGATACCCGCGGCAGGATCTACTACGTAGACCACAACACGCGGACCACCACGTGGCAGCGGCCCACCATGGAGTCAGTGCGCAACTTTGAACAGTGGCAGTCCCAGAGAAGCCAGCTACAGGGAGCTATGCACCAGTTCAACCAGAGATACCTCTACTCG GCTTCAATGATGTCTGCAGAAAATGACCCCCTGGGTCCACTACCTCCTGGTTGGG AGAGACGTGTGGATTCAAACGATCGCGTGTATTTCGTCAATCACAACACAAAGACCACCCAGTGGGAAGACCCTCGCACACAAGG gCTGCAGAATGAGGATCCTCTGCCTGAAGGCTGGGAGATCCGTTACACAAGAGAAGGCGTGCGCTACTTTGTGGATCACAACACTCGCACCACAACGTTCAGTGACCCAAGGACCGGCAAGTCCTCTGT CACTAAAGGGCCTCAGATAGCATACGAGCGCAGCTTCCGATGGAAACTAGCTCACTTCCGCTACCTGTGCCAG TCCAACGCGCTACCCAGTCATGTTAAGATCACAGTCTCTAGACAGACATTGTTCGAAGACTCTTTCCAGCAA ATAATGGCTCTGAAGCCGTATGACCTTAGGAGAAGgctttacatcattttcagagGGGAGGAGGGACTCGACTATGGAGGCCTTGCCAG ggagtGGTTTTTCCTCCTCTCACATGAGGTCCTGAACCCCATGTACTGTCTGTTTGAGTATGCCGGCAAGAGCAATTACTGTCTGCAGATAAATCCCGCATCCACCATCAACCCAGATCACCTGTCCTACTTCTGCTTCATCGGCCGCTTCATCGCCATG GCGCTCTTCCATGGAAAGTTCATTGATACAGGCTTCTCCCTGCCCTTTTATAAGCGCATGCTCAACAAGAAGCTCCTCCTTAAAGACCTGGAGTCCATCGATCCAGAGTTCTACAACTCTCTGATCTGGATCCG GGACAACAACATAGAGGAGTGCAGTTTGGAAATGTACTTCACTGTCGATATGGAGATTCTGGGCAAAATCACGTCCCACAACCTGAAACCAGACGGTGATAACATTCTGGTGACGGAGGAGAACAAGGAGGAGTATATCGG GTTAATGGCAGAGTGGCGCTTCTCTCGAGGTGTTGAGGGTCAGACCAAAGCGTTTCTGGACGGCTTTAACGAGGTCGTTCCACTGCAGTGGCTGCAGTACTTTGACGAAAAGGAATTAGAG gtgatGCTTTGTGGGATGCAGGAGGTCGATCTACAGGACTGGCAGAGAAACACTGTGTATCGCCACTATACCAGAAACAGCAAACAGATCATGTGGTTCTGGCAG TTTGTGAAGGAGGTGGACAACGAGGTTCGTTTGCGGCTTCTGCAGTTCGTCACGGGCACCTGCAGACTTCCCCTGGGGGGTTTCGCCGAACTCATGG GGAGTAACGGACCTCAGAAATTCTGCATTGAGAAGGTTGGCAAGGAGACGTGGCTTCCCCGGAGTCATAcatg CTTTAATCGCCTGGACTTGCCCCCGTACAAAAGCTTCGAACAGTTAAAAGAGAAGCTTCTTTTTGCGATCGAGGAAACTGAAGGATTTGGACAGGAGTAG